From Girardinichthys multiradiatus isolate DD_20200921_A chromosome 13, DD_fGirMul_XY1, whole genome shotgun sequence:
TCGCTACAGCGAGTCATCTgtctccatctatcttctgcatcttcttctGTCAGACCCACTACCGTCATGtcctttcttctcctcctctttgGTCCTCCTCTAGGCCTCCTGCCTGGCAGTTCCAGCCTCACTATCTCTCCGCTGTGGCTTCTTCTCCAAAACATCAAACATGAGCTTTCCCTATGATGTCCTCATTCCTGATCCATCAGTGTCGCTCCCAAAGAGAACCACAACATCTTCATCTCTGCTACTTCCAGCTCCGCTTCCTGTCTCTAAACCATAGAACATGCTGGCCTCACCTCCGTCTTCTACACCTCtcctttcattctcactgagaCTGGTATCATATAACACACCTGACACTTTCTCCACTTGTTCCAACCTGTCTGGACACGTTTCTTCACCTCTTTTCCACCCTCACCATGGCTCTGGACTGCTGACCCAAAGTACTTATAGCCTGATGAATTGATAATTAGGCTTGCTGACTTCACCTGGGCTAGTCaaatgttatgcctgatcagAGACCAAAATAACAGAGAAATCtgagaaatttaaaataaaaattgagtTTTTCCTGCACAGATTTAGGATAAACTGACTGCTAGGATGCacctgacttggaatctgtatgatcgATTGAATCGACTTTATAAGGGCCTCCAGATGATTTGTTGGGAATTGGctttatagaaataaactgaatagaatAACTCTCtcggttttctgtttttctgcatttCCCTCATATCCGTCATGTTTTGGCCAAgttaaaaacagaggaaattaAAGCCCAGGCCGACAACTAAAACAAACACCAGGATGAACTTCAGACATTCAGAAGAAATCAGTGGGTGGGATGTTTCACTGAGTTCTCCTGCGTTTACTTCTGGTCCGACTGTTGTtggtgttagaggaggaagaagagctgGAGGCTTCAGCAGTGGCAAACCTTCCCTCTTCTGCTCCTCCAGGACGTTGACCAGGAACACCCGAGCTTTGCGAGGGAACACGGACGTCGCAAAGAggttgcattcagggacaaaGAAGTGGGGGAGAAAGCCTCTCTCAGCGTGGTCCTGCAGAGCCCCGACAAGGTGCAGGAAGCAGGCGGGAAGCTGCTGAGGAGCCCACGAGGAGTCATCAAACCTGAtggaaaagataaataaattactGGGAAATGACGGACTTCGTAAACAATGCTTCATATTTCCATTGAAGCAGAACCAAACTCATTCGTACTTTTTCCAGCCTTTATAAAAATCTTTTACCATTTTTCTAAGATTTGACTTTCGAAACTATTTGTAACCTTTGAATCTTTCCACATTTTACCATAAACTGTATCTGTTTAGAAATTTATGTGACAGGCGAACACATTGCGGTCCACTTTAACTCCTTTAACCAAAAACGGAGTTCAGTGAAGAGATAATCATACATGGTTTACaaagttttcacaaataaattacACTGTTGCATTGATTTTATTAAGCCTCCTTAACTCTGagaccttaaataaaatcctgtagAATCAGTTGTTCTCAAAAGTGAGccaattagtaaatagagtccaccagTGTGTAAtataatctcagtacaaatccGTCTGTTCTATAAGTCCTCTGAGGATAATTATgtaagaacattagtgaacaaacagcttcaggatgatgggaagatggatgaagctaaacacAGGagaatcctggaaaaaaaaaacctttagatGCTGCACAAAAGGttaatcttccagcaggacaacaaccctaaacatgaaACGCAGAATAAAACGGAATAGTTtccattaaagcatatttatgtgttgaaatggcctagtcaaagtccagacataaatcgcactgagaatctgtggcaaaacctaAAAACTGATGTTGGCAGCTGCTGCCCATTCAATCAGACTGAATTTGAACTGTTTGCACAGAAAATGGATAAAAATGTCAGActgtagatgtttaaagctggtgGAGATAAACCCTCAGAGACCCAGAGCTGTATGTGTAGAAAACGTCACAACTCAGGGGGCGCTTGACAATAAATGGACAACACaccttttcaattttatttataaaaggttTGCTGTTGTAACACATCAAGGCACTGGATTGGCTACACTGTGTTACTTTATGCCTAAAATGAGGTGTTTGAGCAGCACCTGGCAGACAGAGTGTGCAGGAAGGCCGTCTTCCCGTGGTACGAGCAGAGGTCCTCCAGGTCTTTGGGAAAACGTTGTTTTAGACGCTCAATCAGAGATTTCAGCAGCATTAGGCACTGTTTTCTGAAACATAAGGGTACAAGATTATTTTACACGGGTCCAAACAAACAACCGAGTGAAACCGAACATTTAAGAAGGAATTAGAAGGGCAGACATTGCTCAATAATCCAACAATGATGACTGATTGTCATCATGTGGTGATGATGAAATTCTTAACCTATGAATGAGGTCACACAGGTAAATATTAGCATGCTGAGTAAGTTAAAGTTTGATCCTGAGTGCCAGAACCTGCTGGTGGAAACACATGTTCATCTTTCTGGGTCTATAGGGTTTCCTGTAGAAGACCAAAAGGTAAAAACGAAACCTTCAGGTCCAGTTTCTACAGAACCATTCAGAGCTGAAATCTACTGGGAGTCAATGAGAATGTGGGCGTGTCGCTCTGCACTCTgggctctgattggtcagaaaaCTAATGCTCCTCCAGTAGTGGAGAAACCCAGGCTGGATGGAGACAGAAACACCTATGACTGGATGGAGAACCTGGACCTGTGGAGATGAAGCTGCAGGTAGAACAGCAGGTTGAATCATAAAAATCTCAACATTTTTCACAGTTAAAATCATTGTTATATGTTATCTAATTTCTGAAACACTGTATAACGTATTGCCATCAAAACACATGGCATGCTTTCCTGAGGCTGCCCCAtgtgttcatgtgtttgttACATGTGTTTTTCCAAACACATAACAGCTGATTGAAAACTGGGAAAGAAACGGAGGAAAATAACAAGAAATATGCCGAATCGTTATTAGCTTTAATCATTTTTGCAGGGCATTTTTAAACGTTACGAACTGAAGGTCTCACGTTGTTGTTCTGAAACAGAGATCTGgataaaaattatttctgaGTCAAGAGGTTCCGGGACTGAatatgagcaaaaaaaaaaacacatttagaaaACCAACAATAACTCACCGACAGCATTTGGTGTCTCTGCTCTCACAGCAGGTTTTCTTGTTGCCATGAGACTTGATGATTTTCTTCTCAATGTGGGAGAAAGAAATCCTCCAGCTCTCTGATGAAGAGCCAAGTTAAAAACAGGAGGAACAGGATGAAGCTCAAATCTCTGCAAGTTAATGTCTGAATTCTGTGTTTCTTTACAGATTTAATCCTTGTTTTACAGATACATCTGAAAAAATTAGAACATCTTGAAAAAGTTGAATATCTTTTGTCCATTATTTCAGAAAGTGCAACTCATTCATTATATAAATTCatcacacatagagtgaaataaataaaaaagcctgCAAAGGCTTCCTGAGCCTCTGGAtggtctcagtctgggtcagtaggagaTACAATCATGGGGAGGACGTGGACACTATATTTAACTATTTTTAAGCTATGACAGTGTGGGAAGGCACTGAATCTCGTCTCACCTTTGGCGTCTTCACCCAGTTTTCGTCCTTTCTGTCTTTTTGGTACAAAGTAACAAGGCAAACTTTTGATTTCCTGTCGAAGCTTCTTTCCCAGCCAGTTGTCCACATCTGGACCATTTCGTACTGCAAGCGGCCAGCTCTGGACCTCCAAAcaaccacaacaacaaaacattaaagCCACATCAGAGCAATTTGAAAAACTTGAACATTTCTGTAAAATTTGATAAAAGGCCAAGATTTACCTTGTGACCCTGAAGTAAAGCATTTAGAACTTACTTTAACATTGATGAATGAAAGAAATAGCAGCTGAATAATGTCAGAAACCGGGACACCAAACGTATGCAGTAACTGGTTGTTATGGCGATTCCTGTCACTGTTTTGAACCAGACCGGCACACAGTATTGTGCAAAAACCTCaagatttatttcaaatattctGAAAGTGAGTGTCAGAATGTCCTCATGGCCACACAGGTAAATCTTCATTTctactgtgatttatttaaaacatctgaGCCTTCACTTCtacctttcaaataaaaatccagagCTGAAATCTATTGGGAGTGAATGAGAGTCTCTCTGCACTCTGagctctgattggtcagaaaaCTGTCCTCCAGCAGATGGAGACAAACCGGCTGGAAGGAGAGAGAAACACCTACGGCTGGATGGAGGACCTGGACCCGTGGAGATGAAGCTGTGGCAATGAAAGGACATTAAATCCAaaaggttttcaacattttggagGTAATCATCTGGAGTGTGACATTATCTCACAATAAGATGGAGGCCTGCAGGCTCAGGCAGATAAAGTCCAACTTTCTGGGATCCATTCAACcctaaaactgtgtttttattaagTATATTGGAGCTTTGAATCTCCAAAGAAGGAGGCGTTTCTCAATCTTTCAACCAGTTTATTGGAATTTTGTTAACATGGATGTTGCATGAAGTATCCCTCTCACATTATTCCAGACTCAACTGCACATTTGGGTGcattttgatgctgttttgccACAGAACCTCAGttaaatttaggtctgggctttaaCTAAGACATGAAtttgatttgatctaaaccatccattgtatctctggctgtatgttcagggtggttgtcctgctggaaggtgaacctccaccccagtcttagGTCTtatgcagcctctaacaggattgtcctggatttggCTCCAATTATCTTCACATcgtctctgaccagcttcccagtcCCTCTTGAAGAAAggatcaccacagcatgatgctgccactaccatgtttcactttggtaatggtgtgttcaaggtgatgtacAGAGTTAGTTTTCCTTCACACTTCCTGTTTTGGATGTAGGCCAAAACGTTCAGTTTTGATCTCCTTCTTCCACGTGTTTACTGCGCCTCCTTCATCACTTGTAGCAAAGTGCAAACACATTTCTAATGAGTACATttaggccagatttgtggagtttaTCACGAATAGTTGCCCTGTCAACAGACCAAtcttcccacctgagctgtgaatttctggagctcctccagagttaccatggacctcttagctgcttctctgattaatgttctccttgcccagcctgtcagtctAGGTGGACCTCTGAAGAACCTCTGAAGccagaaacaaaacatctgCGGCTGGACTCAGATTAAATTGCTCGTTACTAATTAAATGACGTCTGCT
This genomic window contains:
- the LOC124878899 gene encoding cyclic GMP-AMP synthase, encoding MMADDFVPIPPDMAHWIKLSSKELKIRQKDRCWASVVVNDFRENLLKFLKSSSDQPLFQSVEFLNTGSYFEKVKIHSPDEFDMMLKLQVPSCLCTTKLDAGLFYRIDLTRPTRHPIKDFLLENNRTLSSSKILTEMFRLIRKFLKTYRVPDRRCRWEVNKKKPNSPAVTLSLCRKEISGEELISVDVVPALEVQSWPLAVRNGPDVDNWLGKKLRQEIKSLPCYFVPKRQKGRKLGEDAKESWRISFSHIEKKIIKSHGNKKTCCESRDTKCCRKQCLMLLKSLIERLKQRFPKDLEDLCSYHGKTAFLHTLSARFDDSSWAPQQLPACFLHLVGALQDHAERGFLPHFFVPECNLFATSVFPRKARVFLVNVLEEQKREGLPLLKPPALLPPLTPTTVGPEVNAGELSETSHPLISSECLKFILVFVLVVGLGFNFLCF